The Actinomyces viscosus genome segment CCCTCCGGCTCCACCTCGCAGGGGCCGGCAGCAACCTGCCACAATGAGCGGCATGGTCGATCTCTCCACCGTCTCCCCCGCCATCGCCCTGGGCCCACTGGACGGCCGCTACCGCGCCGTCGCCGCCCCACTGGTCAACCACCTCTCCGAGGCCGCCCTCAACCGTGCCCGCCTGCAGGTCGAGGTCGAGTGGCTCATCCACCTCACCGACGGCGGCGTCCTGCCCGGCGCCCCCCACCTGAGCGAGACGGAGAAGAACTACCTGCGCGGCGTCGTCGAGGACTTCGGGGCCGAGGCAATCGCCGAGCTCGGTGCCATCGAGGCCGAGACCCGCCACGACGTCAAGGCCGTCGAGTACCTGCTCAAGCGGCGCCTGGCCGCGGCCACCCAGGCCCACGGCGTCGTCGGCGCCGACAGCGGCCCCACCGTGCTGCCCGAGGTCGGCGAAATCGTCCACATCTTCTGCACCAGCGAGGACATCAACAACCTCTCCTACGCCCTGACCATCCGCGCCGCCGTCGAGCAGGTCTGGCTGCCGGCCGCCCGCGGGCTGGTCGAGGACCTGGCCGCCATGGCCCACGAGTACGCCGACGCCGCCATGCTGGCGCGCACGCACGGCCAGCCGGCCACCCCCACGACGCTCGGCAAGGAGCTGGCGGTCCTGGCCTACCGGCTGCGCCGCCAGGTGCGCCGCGTCGAGGCCACCGAGTACCTGGGCAAGATCAACGGCGCCACCGGCACCTTCGGCGCGCACGTCGTCTCCGTGCCTGGCGCCGACTGGCAGGCCGTGGGCCGCGGCTTCGTGGAGCACCTGGGCCTGACCTGGAACCCGCTGACCACGCAGATCGAGTCTCACGACTGGCAGGCCGAGCTCTACTCCGACGTCGCCCGCTTCAACCGGATCGCCCACAACCTGGCCACGGACGTGTGGACCTACATCTCGCTGGGCTACTTCCACCAGCGCCTGAGCGCACAGGGCTCCACCGGCTCGTCGACCATGCCGCACAAGGTCAACCCGATCCGCTTCGAGAACGGCGAGGCCAACCTGGAGATCTCCTGCTCGCTGCTGGACACGCTGGCCGCCACCCTTGTCACCTCCCGCCTCCAGCGTGACCTCACCGACTCCACCACGCAGCGCAACGTGGGCGTGGCCCTGGGGCACTCGCTGCTGGCCGTGGACAACATCCGCCGGGGCTTGGCCGGGCTCGACGTCGACCGCGCCCGCCTGGAGGAGGACCTGGAGGCGACCTGGGAGGTGCTCGGCGAGCCCGTCCAGCAGGCGATGCGGGCGGCCGCCGTCGCAGGGGCGACGGGCATGGCCGACCCCTACGAGCGCCTCAAGGAGCTCACCCGCGGCAAGAAGGTCACGCCCGAGGGTATGCGCGAGTTCATCTCCGGGCTCGGCATGCCCGACGACGTCGAGGCGCGGCTGCTGGCCCTGACGCCCGCCACCTATACGGGCCTGGCCGCCGAGCTCGTCTCCCACCTGGACGACTGAAGGCCCGCAAGCAGATCAGACCGGGAACCGCCGGCCGGCCCGCGCACGACCCCCGACCCTCGCCGGGGCGAGGGTCAAGTTCGCTCAGAGCCTCAGCCCGACTATCAGACCTAGCACCACCCAAACTGCGCGGGGGGTTCGGAACCACTGGGCAGGGGTTGTGCGTACTGCACGAGGGCCGGCCTACTGTGTTGTCTCATGACTTCTGAGAGCTTCGGATGTCATGACATCTGAGACACTGGTTGGGCGGCATGCCGGAAGACCGTGCGGTACGCACCACGCCTGTCCAGCTCAGCCCCGCCCTCGTGCACATCGGCCGACTCGGCGCGGGAAAGGGCCCGGGCCCGGAACTGGGCGTTAACCATGACCCCCTGACCCCACACAGGTGCCAGAAGGGGCTAGGCAGGGAGGGCAAGACCGGCCCCAGGACGAGGACCTCCGGCCCCGCCCCCACGACCCCGCGGCGTCAGTCCCGCCAGCAGCCCAGTGTCCACCGCGCTGACATCAACGATCCCGCCATCGAAGCACCCGGTGAGGATCGTTGAAATGCTGCAGTATTTCCTCGACGTGCAGCGCCGATGTGGAGCTGATGTCAGCACCATGGACACCGACACCCGTCACGCCTCTTCCCTTCTGCCCCACCCTTGCCTTCCGGACCACCAGCCTGCCCCGGGCTCCCAGGGGGTCGGCAAGGTCGGTGGGTGAGGGTGTCTGAGCCGCTTTGATGGGGGTGGTGTGTCGCTGGGACGGGGGCCGCGGGCCCCGTAGGGACGATGAGTGGTGTCTAGTTGTACTTCCCTGTGAGGTTGTGAACGCGGCTGGCGGGGGTTTGGCCGTCCAGGGCGGTGTGGGGTCGGTGGTGGTTGTAGTGGTGGAGCCAGGTCTGGTAGGCGGCCTCGCGCTGGGTCTGGCTGGTGTAGGTGTGAGCGTAGGCCCACTCATGGGTCAGAGTACGGTTAAAGCGCTCGACCTTGCCGCCTGTCTGGGGCCGGTAGGGGCGGGTGTAGCGGTGCTTGACGCCGGCTGCGGACAGGACCTGGTTAAAGGGCCCGTGAGCGGTAGCAGGCCCCGTTATCGGTCATGACAGCCTGGACGGTGACGCCCAGGTCCTTGAAGAACGCGTTGGCGCGCTGAAAGAACCCGGCAGCGGTCTCCTTGCGCTCATCATCGAGGATCTCGGAGTAGACCAGGCGCGAGTAGTCGTCTATCGCGTGGTGGATGTACCGATAGCCTCCCACCGGGCTACCCCGACGGCGGGTGCGGGTCTTGGCGCGGTCCGCGGCCAGGGCGGGAGCTGAGCCCCGTCCGTGAGCGCGCCAGCCCCCCGCCGTCGAGCGTGTTCAATGGTTTGTGTAGGCCCCTCCGTTGGAAGGACTGACACTGATGACTGCTACTGATGATGACAACAGGGCTCCTGCTGGTGGGCGGGATGTGGTTGACCAGCTGCGCTCGGCTGGGGCTCTGGATGGCTTGTTTGAGCAGATTGATTCCGGGCAGGTGAGCATGACCGGGGCTGATGGCCTGCTGCCTGCTCTGGTCAAGGAGGCTCTGGAGAGGGGGCTGGCCGCTTGGCTTGAGCGAGCACCTTGGCTATGAAAAGGGCGAGTCGACCGCCCAGGCGCGCGGCAACGCCAGGAACGGGACCACGCCCAAGACGGTGGACTCTGAGGTGGGGCCCTTCGAGACCTGTGGTGCCTCGGGACCGGGCCGGGACCTTCACGCCGCGCCTGGTGCGTAAGGGCCAGCGTCGTCTGGACGGCCTGGATGCGATGATCATCAGCTTGTATGCCGGTGGAATTGAGAAGTGCGCGACATCCAGCACCACCTGGCCTCCACGCTCAGTGTGGAGCTGTCCGCGGGGACCATTTCGAGGACCCGCCGACGCGGTAGCCGATGCTGTCCTGGAGTGGCAGCGCCGCCCGCTGGAGGAGTTCTACCCGGTGATCTACCTCGACGCGATCCGGGCCGATGGTCCGCGTCAATCACCGGGTCGCCTCCCGCTCGGCCCATATCGCGGTCGGGGTGGACATGGACGGGATCAAGCACGTGCTGGGGATCTGGGTCCAGGCCGAGGAAGGAGCCTCCTTCTGGGCGCATGTGTGCGCCGAGCTGGCCAACAGAGGCGTGAGCGACGTGCTGATCGTGTGCTGCGACGGGCTGACGGGCCTGCCCGAGGCGATCGAGGCGACCTGGCCCCAGGCGACGGTCCAGACCTGCGTGGTCCACCTGATCCGGGCCTCGATGCGGTTCGTGTCCTACGGGGACCGCAAGAAGGTCGCCGCCGCTCTCAAACCCATCTACACCGCCCCGAGCCAGGAGGCCGCTTGGCAAGCCCTGACCGACTTCTCTGAGTCCGATCTGGGGGTCAAGTACCCCCAGACGGCGGCGACCTGGGAGCGGGCCTGGGAAAGGTTCATCCCGTTCCTGGACTTCCCGCCGATGCTCAGGCGCGTCATCTACACCACCAACAGCATCGAGTCGCTGAACTACCAGCTGCGCAAGGTCACCAAGAACCGCGGCCACTTCCCCAGTGATGAGGCGGTGGTCAAGCTGCTGTGGCTGGCGATCTGCGACATCGAGGACAAACGAGCCCGAGAACGCGACAAGGAGAAAGGACTGCCAGCATCCAAGCGCAAAGCCAAGGGCAAGCTCGTCGAAGGACAGATCACCACCGACTGGAACAAGGCCCTGGCCCAGCTCACCACCACCTACCCCAACCGAATCAACCCCTACCTGTAAACCGCTTACACAGAAAACTGGACAGGCCCGATCGTCCTCCTTCTCGGCCTCGAAATAGAGGGTGGTCACGTCGTACAGGCACAGCGCCAGACCCCCACCAGTGTTGGTGACGTGCTCGAACAAGGCCCCAGAGATGCTCTCACGGTAGCCCCGCTCAACGCAGCGCCCCAGGGAGCGGAACAAGGTCCGCACGGTGACCGGCTCCAGGCCCAGGTCACTGAGCACCCGGGGGACCTGGGCCTTGGAGGTCGGCTCGATCAGACGAGCGGCGACCATCTGCTCAAAGGCCCGATCACCCCCAGTGGCGTCCCTCAGCCCCAGACGGGTGTAGGAGTCGTGCAGGACCTCCCACAACAACCTGGAGTGCTTGGACTCCACCGTGGTCCTGGCCAGATTGGTGTGTCCCGGTGCCGGTTCCAGGGACTCCAGGTCCAGCAGCCCCTGGCCCTGCCAGGCGGCGATCCTCTGCCGACCGGCCTCCAGCAGGGCCTCCAGCTCCGTCTCGTCGTGGGCTGAGCCCAGGTGCTCCACGATCCGGCGCACACCACCGGACTTGGACACGATCTGAACGGCCGTGGCCCCTGAGGCTGTCCTGACCTTGCGCACAAACGGGCTCCACCAGCCCACCATACGGGCTCTTAGTGCCCCACCACCAGACCCCGACGAGACTCATGAAGGATGCCCGCGTAAGAGGCTCGGTGCCTCATGTAGGACTGCCCGCGAAGCTCGTGGACCGTGGTGGGCATGGGAAGTGGGTTGTCGATGCAGGCCAGGGCCGAGATCACGGGAAAGTACGCCAGGGTGTACACGAGGGCGTCGAAGAAGGACAAGGGACGGATCCTTGATGAGGTCTGCGCAGTCACTGGCTGGAGTCGGGACAACGCGCGCCGACGCCTGGTGGCCGCAGCCAAGCGCCCACCGGGTCGCCGAAAGTCGGCGGAGCGAAGGGCTAGAGCCCGCAGGTACTCCTACGACGCCTTGAAGGTGCTCCAGCGAGTGTGGGCCGCCAGCGGCGGGCAGTGCGGCAAGTACCTCAAGGAGTCCATGCCGCTGCTGCTGGACCTGCTGGAGGCGAGCGGTGAGCTCGACGACGAGCCGCGCTACACCCCAGCCGTCAGAGACGAGCTGGTGGCCATGAGCGCGGCGACCATTGACCGCTACCTCGCCCCGGTGCGGGCTACCGAGCAGCTGCGGGGCAAGTCGACGACCAAGGCCGGTCCGTTGCTGCGCAGCTCCATCAAGATCCGCAAGGCCGGTGACGAGATCGAGGCTGAGCCTGGGTTCTTCGAGGTCGACACCGTCGCCCACTGCGGGCCGACCCTCAAAGGAGAGTTCACCCGGACTGTGAACATGACCGACGCGCTCACGGGGTGGACCTTCACTCGCTCAATCCGAAACAACGCTGAGAAGCACATCATCTCCGCCCTGGACGCCGCCGTGGGATGCGTCCCGTTCCCCGTTTTGGGCATGGACTTCGATAACGGCTCAGAGTTCATCAACCACAGCGTGGTGCGCTGGGCCGGGGACTTGGACATCTACTTCACCCGCTCACGCCCCTACAGGAAGAACGACCAGGCCACCATCGAGTCGAAGAACAACCACCTGGTGCGCCGCTACGCCTTCTACTACCGCTACGACACCAGCGAGGAGCGCGAGGTCCTGGGCCGTCTCTGGGAGCAGGTCAACGTCAAGCTCAACTTCCTGACCCCCACCCGCAAGCCCATCGGATGGGGCACCGATAAGGCCGGCAGGCGCAAGCGCCTCTACGACGCTCCTCGTACCCCACTGGACCGGCTGCTGGACACCAGCGCCCTGACCAAGGCCCAGAAGACTGACCTGGTCTCGTACCGCAACCAGCTCAACCCCGCCTCTATCACCCGCCGCATCATCGAGCTCCAGGACGTTCTCATCCGCCTGGCCAAGGACAAGACCGACCAGCTCTACCTCGCCCAGATCCCAAGCATCCTGCCCGACGTCCACAAAGGCGTACGAGTCAGGAAAGCCTCCTAACCACCCCTCAACCTGGCGGGCATTCCTACATGAGGCACCGAAGACACTTCGCGGGCACCTTGACATGAGGCACCCCGGACACTAACACCCTGACACACGTCAGCATGGATTGTTACGACATATATAGCGGCTCTTCGTGTTTGAGGGTGTGGTAGGCGGGGCCTGTCGTCGGGTTTAGGTGGTTGCTGTTAGGTGGTCTTTGAGGCGTCCGGCGTGGATGAGGCTGCGGATGGTGTAGCTGGCCAGGTTGCGGAAGCCCAGGGCGATGCCGCGTAGGTGCTCCAGGCGTCCGTTGATCGCTTGGCGTGGGGCCGTTGGAGGTACGGGGGCAGTCGAAGTAGGCCAGGATGTCCTGGCTGCGGCTGGTCAGGGTTCTGGCCAGGGTCTGGATCTCCTCCAGCTCGTTGGGGATGGCCTGCCTCAGGGAGTCGATGAGCCGTTGCATCAGGTACTTTCCCAGGCCCGGGTCCTCGGTGCGGTAGGCCTGGATCAGGCGCTGGTAGACACCCCAGGAGGCCTTCACCGCAGCGTGGTGCTCGCCGGCGAGCAGAACCTCGAGACGCCTGGCCTGGGTGTCGATGAGCAGGTTGGCTCCGGTGTGCAGGGTGCGCCTGGGCGAAGGGCAGGCTCGATCAGAGCCTCAGCCCGACTATCAGACCTGACACCACCCGAACTGCACGAGGGTCGGGATCCACGGGCAGAGGGTCGGGTGTACTCCACAGAGTCCGGGGGTTCGTGCAGTACGCACAACCCCCGACCAATACACCCCCACCCTCGTGCAGTAGGCCGCTCTGAAGAAGACCCGGCTCAGATCATCATCGAAACACGACCTCTGGGGCCCCTGCGCGAGCGCCGGAAGGGGTCAGGCAGGGACCGGTGGGTGCCCCCGAGGTGAGAGAACCTGGATGCGCCGCCAAGACCCTGGCGGACTCACTCCCCGCACAGCCAAGTGTCCACAGCGCTGACATCAGCGCGCCAGCCGTCGAAGCGCCTGACACAGAACGTTGGAATCCCGGGGTTTCTTCTCAGGCTGGGAGGTCAGCGCAGTGTTGATGTCAGCACCGTGGACACTTCCAGTCCTTCATCGACACTCATGGCCGCTCATCGACACTTTCGGGCCCTTCATGAACACCTTCATCGACACTTAATGGACACTTTCGGGCCCTTCATCGACCTGACTTGGCTCATTGCGGGGTGGTTGGGTCGCTGGGGGTGTGGTTGTGGTTGGGATTGTGCGGGTTGCGTGGGTGGGGGTGCGCACTAACGTGGGGGTATGAGTCCGTACGTTCGCGCGGTCAGGACGGCGTCGGGGGCCCGTGCGGTGCAGATCGTGTACTCCTCCCGCAAAGGAGCCCGCAGCATCGAGCACATCGGCTCAGCCCATGACGATGCTGAGCTGGCGGCGCTTAAGGAGGTCGCCAGGCAGCGTCTCAACGCTGGCCAGCTCGGCCTTGACCTGCCGGGCCTGAACGGTGCGGACGTCGGGGGAAAGGGACCGCAGGCGCTGGCTGGGGCCGGGCGCGTAGCGCCGATCACCTCCAACCGGATGGGAGTGCTCCTGGAGACGCTGGAAGCGGCTTGGAAGGCAGTGGGCCTGGACGGGCTCGGTGGTGCTGACGAGGTCTTCCGCCAGCTCGTTACCGCCAGGCTGATCGAGCCGACCAGCAAGCAGGACTCCCTGCGGGTCCTGGCCGAGGCAGGTCTGACGCCGGTGTCCTACGCCACGGTCAAGCGTCATCTGCCCCGCTACGCCGCTGAGGAGTTCACCCGGGGCCTGTCGCGCCTGCTGGCCGGACGCGCCCGCATCGACCGGGCCTCGCTGGTCCTGTTCGACGTGACGACCCTGTACTTCGAGACCGACAAGGCCGACGGTTTCCGCGAGCCAGGCTTCTCGAAGGAAAGACGCCTGGAGCCGCAGATCACGGTAGGGCTGCTCACCGACGAGACCGGGTTCCCTCTACGGGCCGAGGCCTTTGAGGGCAACAAGGCCGAGACCGCCACCATGATCCCGACGATCAACGACTTCATGAACGCCTACAACCTCGACGACGTGGTGGTCGTCGCCGACGCCGGGATGATCGGCGCCGCCAACAAGCAGGCCCTGGAGGCAGCCGGCCTGTCTTACGTGCTGGGCTCACGCACCTCACGCGTCCCCCACGTGATCAGCTCCTGGCACGACAGCCACCCCGACCAGGACGTCCCCGACGGGCTGACCCTGACCCAGCCCTGGCCCGCCGGAGCCAGCGACCAGCGCCGTGACGAGACCATCTGCTACCGCTACAGCGCCGACAGGGCCCGACGCACGCTACACGGGATCGACACCCAGGTCGCCAAGGCCGAGAAAGCCGTCGCAGGAAAGATCCCCGTCAAACGCAACCGCTTCGTGCACCTGTCCGGCGCCACCAGGAGCATCAACCGCGACCTGGAGACACGGGCCCGGACCCTGGCCGGGTGGAAGGGATACGTCACCAACCTGCCCAACCCCGACCCCGAGACGGTCATCGGTGCCTACCACCGCCTGTACAACATCGAGAAGTCCTTCCGCATGTCCAAGTCCGACCTGAGAGCACGCCCCATCTACCACCACCTGCGCCAGTCCATCGAGGCCCACCTGACCATCGTCACCGCCGCCCTGGCCATGGCCCGATGGCTGGAGAACACCACCGGCTGGTCCATCAGACGCCTGATCACCACCGCCCGCCGCTACCGCACCATCACCATCAACATCACCGGACACACCCTCACAGCCGCCGACCCACTCCCACCCGACCTCATCCAAGCCCTCAACAACATCCACCACGACACTAAATGAGCCAACTCAGGCAGTGTTGATGTCAGCACCGTGGACACTTCCAGTCCTTCATCGACACTCATGGCCGCTCATCGACACTTTCGGGCCCTTCATG includes the following:
- a CDS encoding integrase catalytic domain-containing protein; translation: MGSGLSMQARAEITGKYARVYTRASKKDKGRILDEVCAVTGWSRDNARRRLVAAAKRPPGRRKSAERRARARRYSYDALKVLQRVWAASGGQCGKYLKESMPLLLDLLEASGELDDEPRYTPAVRDELVAMSAATIDRYLAPVRATEQLRGKSTTKAGPLLRSSIKIRKAGDEIEAEPGFFEVDTVAHCGPTLKGEFTRTVNMTDALTGWTFTRSIRNNAEKHIISALDAAVGCVPFPVLGMDFDNGSEFINHSVVRWAGDLDIYFTRSRPYRKNDQATIESKNNHLVRRYAFYYRYDTSEEREVLGRLWEQVNVKLNFLTPTRKPIGWGTDKAGRRKRLYDAPRTPLDRLLDTSALTKAQKTDLVSYRNQLNPASITRRIIELQDVLIRLAKDKTDQLYLAQIPSILPDVHKGVRVRKAS
- the purB gene encoding adenylosuccinate lyase yields the protein MVDLSTVSPAIALGPLDGRYRAVAAPLVNHLSEAALNRARLQVEVEWLIHLTDGGVLPGAPHLSETEKNYLRGVVEDFGAEAIAELGAIEAETRHDVKAVEYLLKRRLAAATQAHGVVGADSGPTVLPEVGEIVHIFCTSEDINNLSYALTIRAAVEQVWLPAARGLVEDLAAMAHEYADAAMLARTHGQPATPTTLGKELAVLAYRLRRQVRRVEATEYLGKINGATGTFGAHVVSVPGADWQAVGRGFVEHLGLTWNPLTTQIESHDWQAELYSDVARFNRIAHNLATDVWTYISLGYFHQRLSAQGSTGSSTMPHKVNPIRFENGEANLEISCSLLDTLAATLVTSRLQRDLTDSTTQRNVGVALGHSLLAVDNIRRGLAGLDVDRARLEEDLEATWEVLGEPVQQAMRAAAVAGATGMADPYERLKELTRGKKVTPEGMREFISGLGMPDDVEARLLALTPATYTGLAAELVSHLDD
- a CDS encoding transposase; the protein is MHTGANLLIDTQARRLEVLLAGEHHAAVKASWGVYQRLIQAYRTEDPGLGKYLMQRLIDSLRQAIPNELEEIQTLARTLTSRSQDILAYFDCPRTSNGPTPSDQRTPGAPTRHRPGLPQPGQLHHPQPHPRRTPQRPPNSNHLNPTTGPAYHTLKHEEPLYMS
- a CDS encoding IS1634 family transposase, coding for MSPYVRAVRTASGARAVQIVYSSRKGARSIEHIGSAHDDAELAALKEVARQRLNAGQLGLDLPGLNGADVGGKGPQALAGAGRVAPITSNRMGVLLETLEAAWKAVGLDGLGGADEVFRQLVTARLIEPTSKQDSLRVLAEAGLTPVSYATVKRHLPRYAAEEFTRGLSRLLAGRARIDRASLVLFDVTTLYFETDKADGFREPGFSKERRLEPQITVGLLTDETGFPLRAEAFEGNKAETATMIPTINDFMNAYNLDDVVVVADAGMIGAANKQALEAAGLSYVLGSRTSRVPHVISSWHDSHPDQDVPDGLTLTQPWPAGASDQRRDETICYRYSADRARRTLHGIDTQVAKAEKAVAGKIPVKRNRFVHLSGATRSINRDLETRARTLAGWKGYVTNLPNPDPETVIGAYHRLYNIEKSFRMSKSDLRARPIYHHLRQSIEAHLTIVTAALAMARWLENTTGWSIRRLITTARRYRTITINITGHTLTAADPLPPDLIQALNNIHHDTK
- a CDS encoding IS256 family transposase, producing MVRVNHRVASRSAHIAVGVDMDGIKHVLGIWVQAEEGASFWAHVCAELANRGVSDVLIVCCDGLTGLPEAIEATWPQATVQTCVVHLIRASMRFVSYGDRKKVAAALKPIYTAPSQEAAWQALTDFSESDLGVKYPQTAATWERAWERFIPFLDFPPMLRRVIYTTNSIESLNYQLRKVTKNRGHFPSDEAVVKLLWLAICDIEDKRARERDKEKGLPASKRKAKGKLVEGQITTDWNKALAQLTTTYPNRINPYL